The Drosophila mauritiana strain mau12 chromosome 2R, ASM438214v1, whole genome shotgun sequence genome has a segment encoding these proteins:
- the LOC117136813 gene encoding uncharacterized protein LOC117136813 isoform X3 produces the protein MCLNANQKPCCVIIALVAIFVGVIETSYECFHLALHGMNNWLVAALIAWIPIFIAAIFLIIGALREILILLLIWVIVSLICGAALIIIKIGLMIYLNRLLLVFVWAAYPYAYMRDLKEQQKI, from the exons atgTGCTTGAATGCGAACCAAAAGCCTTGTTGCGTGATAATTGCCCTGGTTGCGATTTTTGTAGGAGTTATAGAGACATCTTATGAGTGCTTTCATTTAG CCTTGCATGGAATGAATAATTGGTTAGTGGCAGCATTGATCGCATGGATTCCCATTTTTATTGCTGCAATTTTTCTGATTATTGGGGCACTCAGG GAAATACTTATTCTTCTGCTTATCTGGGTAATAGTGTCACTGATCTGCGGAGCTGCTTTGATAATTATAAAGATCGGATTGATGATATACCTGAATAGGCTTC TGCTGGTCTTCGTTTGGGCGGCCTATCCTTATGCATACATGCGTGATCTGAAGGAACAGCAAAAGATTTGA
- the LOC117136813 gene encoding uncharacterized protein LOC117136813 isoform X2: MCLNANQKPCCVIIALVAIFVGVIETSYECFHLVAALIAWIPIFIAAIFLIIGALREILILLLIWVIVSLICGAALIIIKIGLMIYLNRLRMYLDIVVAILNVLFLMLVFVWAAYPYAYMRDLKEQQKI; this comes from the exons atgTGCTTGAATGCGAACCAAAAGCCTTGTTGCGTGATAATTGCCCTGGTTGCGATTTTTGTAGGAGTTATAGAGACATCTTATGAGTGCTTTCATTTAG TGGCAGCATTGATCGCATGGATTCCCATTTTTATTGCTGCAATTTTTCTGATTATTGGGGCACTCAGG GAAATACTTATTCTTCTGCTTATCTGGGTAATAGTGTCACTGATCTGCGGAGCTGCTTTGATAATTATAAAGATCGGATTGATGATATACCTGAATAGGCTTCGTATGTATCTAGATATTGTGGTCGCCATTTTGAATGTACTATTTTTAA TGCTGGTCTTCGTTTGGGCGGCCTATCCTTATGCATACATGCGTGATCTGAAGGAACAGCAAAAGATTTGA
- the LOC117136813 gene encoding uncharacterized protein LOC117136813 isoform X1 codes for MCLNANQKPCCVIIALVAIFVGVIETSYECFHLALHGMNNWLVAALIAWIPIFIAAIFLIIGALREILILLLIWVIVSLICGAALIIIKIGLMIYLNRLRMYLDIVVAILNVLFLMLVFVWAAYPYAYMRDLKEQQKI; via the exons atgTGCTTGAATGCGAACCAAAAGCCTTGTTGCGTGATAATTGCCCTGGTTGCGATTTTTGTAGGAGTTATAGAGACATCTTATGAGTGCTTTCATTTAG CCTTGCATGGAATGAATAATTGGTTAGTGGCAGCATTGATCGCATGGATTCCCATTTTTATTGCTGCAATTTTTCTGATTATTGGGGCACTCAGG GAAATACTTATTCTTCTGCTTATCTGGGTAATAGTGTCACTGATCTGCGGAGCTGCTTTGATAATTATAAAGATCGGATTGATGATATACCTGAATAGGCTTCGTATGTATCTAGATATTGTGGTCGCCATTTTGAATGTACTATTTTTAA TGCTGGTCTTCGTTTGGGCGGCCTATCCTTATGCATACATGCGTGATCTGAAGGAACAGCAAAAGATTTGA
- the LOC117136814 gene encoding uncharacterized protein LOC117136814 isoform X1, with product MCCNANRQILCVFIGVLAILIATLCLGFTFYRLCTTGISHWEEASLVAWVSIILAAIPLIIGAIKEIPYLLVIWIVVAIISGVSLLVIQIEIFNSFFNTDPDTAFHILGGMVIIVFVLLISCFIYFPYTYARELEGD from the exons ATGTGCTGCAATGCCAACCGCCAGATATTATGCGTCTTTATCGGAGTATTGGCGATACTGATAGCAACATTATGTTTAGGATTCACGTTTTACCGGCTAT GCACGACTGGTATAAGCCATTGGGAGGAGGCGTCTCTGGTAGCCTGGGTTTCCATTATTTTGGCAGCGATACCTCTTATTATAGGAGCAATAAAA GAAATTCCCTATCTTTTGGTGATTTGGATAGTAGTCGCAATAATTAGTGGTGTCTCTCTGCTAGTTATTCaaatagaaatatttaatagcTTTTTTAATACGGACCCTGATACAGCCTTTCATATTCTCGGTGGTATGGTCATTATAGTTTTCGTAT TATTGATCAGCTGTTTTATATACTTCCCATATACATATGCGCGTGAGCTGGAAGGAGATTAA
- the LOC117136814 gene encoding uncharacterized protein LOC117136814 isoform X2: MCCNANRQILCVFIGVLAILIATLCLGFTFYRLCTTGISHWEEASLVAWVSIILAAIPLIIGAIKEIPYLLVIWIVVAIISGVSLLVIQIEIFNSFFNTDPDTAFHILGGMVIIVFY, translated from the exons ATGTGCTGCAATGCCAACCGCCAGATATTATGCGTCTTTATCGGAGTATTGGCGATACTGATAGCAACATTATGTTTAGGATTCACGTTTTACCGGCTAT GCACGACTGGTATAAGCCATTGGGAGGAGGCGTCTCTGGTAGCCTGGGTTTCCATTATTTTGGCAGCGATACCTCTTATTATAGGAGCAATAAAA GAAATTCCCTATCTTTTGGTGATTTGGATAGTAGTCGCAATAATTAGTGGTGTCTCTCTGCTAGTTATTCaaatagaaatatttaatagcTTTTTTAATACGGACCCTGATACAGCCTTTCATATTCTCGGTGGTATGGTCATTATAGTTTTC TATTGA
- the LOC117136692 gene encoding uncharacterized protein LOC117136692 isoform X1, which yields MCCNVSHQYCCVVIGVLAIIVGSSDLGYRAHLLAKYGLNRWILASVIAWVLIIMAAVVLIVGAIKKITTLLLIWIIFVLLVGIAQIFIKIVLFTPAKNIHPNDAYYILAGGFIILLILLVFCSAYYPYAYKREIEEEEYE from the exons ATGTGCTGCAATGTGAGTCACCAATACTGTTGCGTCGTTATAGGAGTGCTGGCCATTATTGTAGGGTCCTCTGATTTAGGATACCGAGCTCATCTGCTAG CCAAATATGGTTTGAATCGTTGGATACTGGCATCTGTGATAGCGTGGGTACTCATAATCATGGCCGCAGTTGTTCTGATTGTAGGCGCAATAAAG AAAATAACTACTCTTCTGCTGATTTGGATAATATTCGTACTGCTTGTCGGAATTGCtcaaatttttataaaaattgtgttATTCACTCCAGCCAAAAACATTCATCCAAACGACGCATACTATATTCTTGCAGGTGGCTTTATAATACTTCTTATAC tgttgGTATTTTGTTCCGCATACTACCCTTATGCATACAAGCGTGAAATTGAAGAAGAGGAATacgaataa
- the LOC117136692 gene encoding uncharacterized protein LOC117136692 isoform X2: MCCNVSHQYCCVVIGVLAIIVGSSDLGYRAHLLAKYGLNRWILASVIAWVLIIMAAVVLIVGAIKPKTFIQTTHTIFLQVAL; this comes from the exons ATGTGCTGCAATGTGAGTCACCAATACTGTTGCGTCGTTATAGGAGTGCTGGCCATTATTGTAGGGTCCTCTGATTTAGGATACCGAGCTCATCTGCTAG CCAAATATGGTTTGAATCGTTGGATACTGGCATCTGTGATAGCGTGGGTACTCATAATCATGGCCGCAGTTGTTCTGATTGTAGGCGCAATAAAG CCAAAAACATTCATCCAAACGACGCATACTATATTCTTGCAGGTGGCTTTATAA
- the LOC117136691 gene encoding uncharacterized protein LOC117136691 gives MSDSRNEFSGTKDLFTSSSPFYPGPTSFGGSAAITRVDDNFKRIRILASEINKKMEQTTNSESTESRIMKRRRLYAFLNRKEITYRKYRNMQNESRMGIIHEMEEPQMPETTNRKKPVVRTFYFPEPIPLMQHHSKRDFVFSEPIPLD, from the coding sequence ATGAGCGACTCACGTAACGAGTTCTCCGGGACTAAGGACCTCTTCACTTCAAGTTCGCCGTTTTACCCGGGACCCACGTCATTTGGCGGTAGTGCAGCTATTACTCGCGTTGACGACAATTTTAAGCGTATCAGAATACTTGCTTCTGAAATCAACAAAAAGATGGAACAGACAACTAATTCGGAGTCCACCGAGTCGAGGATCATGAAACGCCGTCGTCTGTACGCTTTTCTAAATAGGAAAGAAATTACGTACAGGAAATACCGGAATATGCAGAATGAGTCCCGGATGGGCATCATTCATGAGATGGAGGAACCACAAATGCCAGAAACCACAAATAGGAAGAAACCAGTTGTGCGAACATTCTACTTCCCGGAGCCTATACCGCTAATGCAACATCATTCAAAGCGCGATTTCGTATTTTCCGAACCAATTCCTCTGGATTAG
- the LOC117137366 gene encoding dynein light chain roadblock-type 1: protein MQEVETDPKRTKSYVEEVFRKVQAKPGVEDILIMNHSGVPVKTSMDRQDGLQYACLYDNLREKCQAFLSKMEPAQNLTLLRVRTKYHEVLITPDAKITVLVVQNAKDTFLNIKG, encoded by the exons ATGCAGGAAGTAGAGACTGAT CCAAAGCGAACTAAAAGTTACGTGGAAGAAGTATTTCGCAAAGTGCAGGCTAAACCCGGCGTGGAAGACATATTGATCATGAATCACTCGGGTGTGCCGGTGAAAACCTCGATGGATCGTCAGGACGGCTTGCAGTACGCCTGTCTATATGACAATTTGCGGGAGAAGTGCCAGGCGTTCCTCTCCAAAATGGAGCCAGCCCAAAATTTGACTCTATTGAGAGTTCGTACCAAATATCATGAGGTGCTCATTACACCAGATGCCAAGATCACCGTTTTGGTGGTTCAGAATGCCAAGGATACTTTTCTTAACATAAAGGGATAG
- the LOC117137344 gene encoding uncharacterized protein LOC117137344: protein MCKRKLPILWILGGIACVTMMIVLLRHVFKVSTYDIIFLTPVVIVIGFASIIKLMWFVEYIHFALLSIIVIPICCAFVFVLKINNLLKDWRSFEIYFKIGHILHLTFLLGKQLCCGNQISNVISIFMLLASVYFDLFK from the exons atgtgtaAAAGAAAGTTGCCCATTTTATGGATTCTTGGAGGTATTGCTTGTGTGACCATGATGATTGTACTTTTGCGACACG TGTTTAAGGTCAGCACATACGatattatttttcttactCCAGTTGTTATTGTCATTGGCTTTGCCTCTATAATAAAACTGATGTGGTTTGTC gaGTATATACATTTTGCTCTGCTCTCTATTATTGTCATACCAATATGCTGTGCATTCGTGTTTGTATTGAAGATAAACAATCTACTGAAGGATTGGAGGTCTTtcgaaatatatttcaaaatcgGACATATTTTGCATTTGACGTTTTTATTAGGTAAGCAATTATGTTGTGGTAATCAAATATCTAATGTTATTAGTATTTTCATGCTTTTGGCTTCTGTTTATTTTGACCTATTTAAATGA
- the LOC117137342 gene encoding uncharacterized protein LOC117137342, with protein MCKFCRGDLTSRKECGIWAIAIIIICAVIISYVSTRETFNIYHKIVVGGGSFAILAAIFLLIGAILENRFLVWIWVAIIIPVVVTITTVYVIKLCREWEIITDRAKIYTIICLIICPCFCAYQVFITVVYALKLKRTRSEVEDRAGVYFVRCL; from the exons ATGTGCAAATTTTGTCGTGGGGACCTTACCAGTCGTAAAGAATGCGGTATTTGGGCCATcgccataataataatatgtgCCGTTATTATTTCATATGTGTCTACCC GTGAAACCTTTAACATATACCACAAAATCGTAGTTGGGGGAGGCAGCTTTGCAATTTTAGCTGCAATATTCCTTCTGATTGGGGCCATCTTG gAAAACCGTTTTCTTGTGTGGATTTGGGTGGCTATTATTATTCCGGTAGTTGTTACAATTACTACCGTATATGTAATCAAGTTGTGCAGAGAATGGGAGATCATCACAGATCGGGCTAAGATATACACcattatttgtttaataatttgtCCAT GTTTCTGTGCGTATCAGGTTTTCATCACAGTAGTATAcgcattgaaattgaaaagaaCAAGAAGTGAAGTTGAAGACCGTGCGGGTGTATATTTTGTGAGGTGCCTTTGA